A single window of Pseudoduganella plicata DNA harbors:
- the pdeM gene encoding ligase-associated DNA damage response endonuclease PdeM: MSAVAITLAGEDVLLLAQKALYWPRERMLLIADIHFGKAASFRALGIPVPRGTTTENLQALDTLLAAHDVAHILFLGDFLHAKAAHASSTLLAMLAWRARHPGLRLTLVRGNHDKHAGDPSAQLRLEMVDEPYAVGPFAFCHHPDLAADGYVLAGHVHPVYRLRSGRESMRLPCFLVGTHRAVLPSFGAFTGGHEIEPGPGDRLYLAVEETIFPLELG, encoded by the coding sequence ATGAGCGCCGTTGCCATTACGCTGGCGGGCGAAGACGTGCTGCTGCTGGCGCAGAAGGCCCTGTACTGGCCGCGCGAACGCATGCTGCTGATCGCCGACATCCACTTCGGCAAGGCCGCCTCGTTCCGCGCGCTGGGCATTCCCGTCCCGCGCGGCACGACGACGGAAAACCTGCAGGCGCTCGACACGCTGCTGGCCGCCCACGATGTCGCGCACATCCTGTTCCTGGGCGACTTCCTGCATGCGAAGGCTGCCCACGCGTCATCGACGTTGCTGGCCATGCTGGCATGGCGTGCGCGTCATCCCGGCCTGCGCCTGACGCTCGTGCGCGGCAATCACGACAAGCATGCCGGCGACCCGTCGGCGCAGCTGCGCCTCGAGATGGTGGACGAACCTTATGCCGTCGGCCCGTTCGCGTTCTGCCACCATCCGGACCTGGCGGCGGATGGCTATGTGCTGGCCGGGCACGTGCATCCCGTCTACCGCCTGCGCTCCGGGCGCGAGTCGATGCGCCTGCCATGCTTCCTGGTGGGCACGCATCGCGCCGTGCTGCCGTCCTTCGGCGCGTTCACGGGCGGGCATGAGATCGAACCGG
- a CDS encoding ligase-associated DNA damage response DEXH box helicase, whose product MNRREAAGQAGAWFDARGWKVFPFQRAVWQAALAGESGLLHATTGSGKTFAVWFAALQRAMVAKPSRKRGLRVLWITPMRALAADTLRALTESSTQLMPGWVVDARTGDTSSATRARQAKHLPDTLITTPESLTLMLSKADAAEQFAMLDMVIVDEWHELMGNKRGVQTQLALARLRRWNHAAGNGGLVVWGLSATLGNLARAKDVLLGADMPGATVEGSIRKDLRVDTLIPANPSRFPWAGHLGIQMLPAVIDEIEQNATTLVFCNTRSQAELWYQNMLEARPDWAGIIALHHGSLDKEVRDWVELGLKKGELKAVVCTSSLDLGVDFLPVERVLQIGSAKGIARLLQRAGRSGHAPGRVSRVTLVPTHSLELLEAAGAIQAVKDRDIEARSVPEKPLDVLVQHLVTVALGGGFRSEALFAEVRTAWSYRHLTEDEWQWALDFVARGGQSLTVYPEYRRVLPDEEGIYRVPDAAIGRRHRMGIGTIVSEAMIQVKYQSGGRIGTVEEGFISRLNKGDNFLFGGRILEFIRVHEMTAYVKRATGAKGAVPRWQGGKMPLSSELAHAALAQMRLVTEGVYSGPEMLAIAPLLEIQARWSALPTPERTVIESLHSREGHHLFLYPFAGRAVHIGLASLFAYRIGRTRPITFSIAVNDYGLELLASETVDWPTVFAPAHGSDVDLFSTDGLLEDVLASLNATEMSQRRFREIARIAGLVFQGYPGQPKSNRQIQASSSLFFEVFRKHDAANLLLTQAQREVLEQELELNRLRATLEALRGRAVSYHETKRATPFGFALMVERFREKLTTEKLSDRVARVLRELEKAAGP is encoded by the coding sequence ATGAACAGGCGCGAGGCGGCAGGGCAGGCCGGGGCCTGGTTCGATGCGCGCGGCTGGAAGGTCTTCCCGTTCCAGCGCGCCGTCTGGCAGGCCGCGCTGGCCGGCGAATCGGGCCTGCTGCATGCCACCACCGGGTCAGGCAAGACGTTCGCGGTATGGTTCGCCGCGTTGCAGCGGGCAATGGTGGCGAAACCTTCGCGCAAGCGCGGCCTGCGCGTGCTGTGGATCACGCCGATGCGCGCGCTGGCCGCGGACACCTTGCGCGCGCTGACGGAATCGAGCACGCAGCTGATGCCCGGCTGGGTGGTCGATGCGCGCACGGGCGACACGTCGTCCGCGACCCGCGCCCGCCAGGCGAAGCACCTGCCGGACACGCTGATCACGACCCCGGAAAGCCTGACCTTGATGCTGTCGAAAGCCGATGCGGCCGAGCAGTTCGCCATGCTGGACATGGTCATCGTCGACGAATGGCATGAACTGATGGGGAACAAGCGGGGCGTGCAGACGCAGCTGGCGCTGGCCCGGCTGCGCCGTTGGAATCACGCCGCCGGCAACGGGGGGCTGGTCGTCTGGGGCCTGTCCGCGACCCTGGGCAACCTGGCGCGCGCCAAGGACGTGCTGCTGGGCGCGGACATGCCAGGGGCCACCGTGGAGGGAAGCATCCGCAAGGATCTGCGCGTCGATACGCTGATTCCCGCCAACCCGTCGCGCTTCCCGTGGGCCGGCCACCTCGGCATCCAGATGCTGCCCGCCGTGATCGACGAGATCGAGCAGAATGCGACGACGCTGGTGTTCTGCAATACCCGTTCGCAGGCGGAGCTGTGGTACCAGAACATGCTGGAGGCGCGGCCCGACTGGGCCGGCATCATCGCGCTGCATCACGGCTCGCTGGACAAGGAAGTGCGCGACTGGGTCGAGCTGGGCCTGAAGAAGGGCGAGCTGAAGGCCGTCGTCTGCACGTCGAGTCTTGACCTGGGCGTGGACTTCCTGCCCGTCGAACGGGTGCTGCAGATCGGCAGCGCCAAGGGCATTGCCCGGCTGCTGCAGCGCGCGGGACGCTCGGGCCATGCGCCGGGGCGGGTGTCGCGCGTCACGCTGGTGCCTACGCACAGCCTCGAATTGCTGGAGGCGGCCGGCGCCATCCAGGCTGTCAAGGACCGCGACATCGAAGCGCGCAGCGTGCCGGAAAAGCCGCTCGACGTGCTGGTACAGCACCTGGTCACGGTGGCGCTGGGCGGCGGCTTCCGTTCGGAGGCACTGTTCGCCGAGGTGCGCACCGCGTGGTCGTACCGTCATCTGACGGAAGACGAATGGCAATGGGCGCTTGATTTTGTGGCGCGTGGCGGCCAGAGTCTCACCGTTTATCCCGAATACCGGCGCGTGCTGCCGGACGAGGAGGGCATCTACCGCGTGCCGGATGCCGCGATCGGCCGGCGCCACCGGATGGGCATCGGCACCATCGTCTCGGAAGCCATGATCCAGGTGAAGTACCAGAGCGGCGGACGGATCGGCACGGTGGAAGAGGGGTTCATCTCGCGCCTGAACAAGGGCGACAACTTCCTGTTCGGCGGCCGTATCCTCGAATTCATCCGCGTGCACGAGATGACGGCCTACGTGAAGCGGGCCACGGGCGCAAAGGGCGCCGTGCCGCGCTGGCAGGGCGGCAAGATGCCGCTGTCGTCCGAGCTGGCGCATGCGGCGCTGGCGCAGATGCGCCTCGTCACGGAAGGCGTCTACAGCGGCCCTGAAATGCTGGCGATCGCGCCGCTGCTGGAGATCCAGGCGCGCTGGTCGGCGCTGCCAACGCCCGAACGCACCGTCATCGAGAGCCTGCACAGCCGCGAAGGCCACCACCTGTTCCTCTATCCCTTCGCCGGGCGCGCCGTGCACATCGGCCTGGCGTCCCTGTTCGCCTACCGCATCGGACGCACACGGCCGATCACGTTTTCCATTGCCGTCAACGACTACGGGTTGGAGCTGCTGGCATCGGAAACCGTCGACTGGCCGACGGTCTTCGCACCCGCCCATGGCAGCGACGTGGACCTGTTCAGCACCGATGGCCTGCTGGAGGACGTACTGGCCAGCCTGAACGCGACGGAGATGTCGCAGCGGCGCTTTCGCGAGATCGCCCGCATCGCCGGCCTGGTGTTCCAGGGCTATCCGGGCCAGCCGAAAAGCAACCGGCAGATCCAGGCGTCGTCGTCGCTGTTCTTCGAGGTCTTTCGCAAGCACGACGCCGCCAACCTGCTGCTGACGCAGGCGCAGCGCGAAGTGCTGGAACAGGAGCTGGAGCTGAACCGGCTGCGCGCCACACTGGAAGCGCTGCGGGGCCGCGCCGTCAGCTATCACGAAACAAAGCGGGCCACGCCGTTCGGCTTCGCGCTGATGGTGGAGCGCTTCCGCGAGAAGCTGACGACGGAAAAGCTGTCCGACCGCGTGGCGCGCGTGCTGCGCGAGCTGGAGAAGGCGGCTGGACCATGA
- a CDS encoding ATP-dependent DNA ligase, which produces MREFARLYAELDETTATNRKLDALKAYFSSAAPENAAWAVYFLAGGKPRQAVPAKLLRQYATEYAGLDEWLFDECYDAVGDLAETIAHILPEPKTRSDIGLATWIEQRIAPLRGAAPETIRQALFDYWDELETRERFLLVKLIGGGFRVGVSKLLVTRALSAIAAVDSKLIAQRLMGWTDGSVSPTAQGFLQLIAEQSDQEHAMRGGQPYPFFLAHQLQAAPQTLGDIADWQVEWKYDGMRAQIVSRGGDNWVWSRGEDLITERFPELAAIRLPEGTVVDGEILIWQSGDKDNGNPSPFADLQKRIGRKTLSPKLLAELPAALVAYDLLELDGVDLRKLPQCERRTLLEQLVERAGSPRLRISPLVQAESWEALARIRDESRARGVEGMMIKAASAQYGVGRTKDVGTWWKWKIDPYSVDAVLIYAQAGHGRRASLYTDYTFAVWDVDADGQRMLVPFAKAYSGLTDAEIAQVDNAVRRTTVEKFGPVRSVKPTMVFEIGFEGIAASPRHKSGIAVRFPRILRRRDDKSVEEADTLDSLKGLLAQASLAA; this is translated from the coding sequence ATGCGTGAATTCGCGCGCCTGTACGCCGAGCTGGATGAAACCACCGCCACCAACCGCAAGCTCGACGCACTGAAAGCCTACTTCTCCAGCGCCGCGCCGGAAAACGCGGCGTGGGCCGTCTACTTCCTTGCAGGCGGCAAGCCGCGCCAGGCGGTGCCGGCCAAGCTGCTGCGCCAGTACGCCACCGAATACGCGGGGCTGGACGAATGGCTGTTCGACGAGTGCTACGACGCCGTGGGCGACCTGGCCGAAACGATCGCGCACATCCTGCCGGAACCGAAGACCCGCAGCGACATCGGCCTGGCCACGTGGATCGAGCAGCGCATCGCGCCGCTGCGCGGCGCCGCGCCCGAGACGATCCGCCAGGCGCTGTTCGACTACTGGGACGAACTGGAAACGCGCGAGCGCTTCCTGCTGGTGAAACTGATCGGCGGCGGTTTCCGGGTCGGCGTCTCGAAACTGCTCGTTACGCGCGCGCTGTCCGCCATCGCGGCAGTCGATTCGAAACTGATCGCCCAGCGTCTGATGGGCTGGACGGACGGCAGCGTCAGCCCCACGGCGCAGGGCTTCCTGCAACTGATCGCGGAACAGTCCGACCAGGAACACGCCATGCGCGGCGGCCAGCCGTACCCGTTCTTCCTGGCGCACCAGCTGCAGGCGGCGCCGCAAACGCTGGGCGACATCGCCGACTGGCAGGTCGAGTGGAAATACGACGGCATGCGCGCGCAGATCGTGTCCCGTGGCGGCGACAACTGGGTGTGGTCACGCGGCGAGGACCTCATCACGGAGCGCTTCCCGGAACTGGCGGCGATCCGCCTGCCCGAAGGCACCGTGGTCGATGGCGAGATCCTGATCTGGCAAAGCGGTGACAAGGACAACGGCAACCCGTCTCCGTTTGCCGACCTGCAGAAGCGCATCGGCCGCAAGACCCTGTCGCCCAAGCTGCTGGCCGAGCTGCCCGCCGCGCTGGTCGCGTACGACCTGCTGGAGCTGGACGGCGTCGACCTGCGCAAGCTGCCGCAATGCGAGCGCCGCACGCTGCTGGAGCAGCTCGTCGAGCGCGCCGGCAGCCCGCGCCTGCGCATCTCGCCGCTGGTGCAAGCCGAAAGCTGGGAAGCGCTGGCCCGCATCCGCGATGAGTCGCGCGCCCGCGGCGTGGAAGGCATGATGATCAAGGCCGCCAGCGCGCAGTATGGCGTGGGCCGTACCAAGGACGTGGGCACGTGGTGGAAATGGAAGATCGATCCGTACAGCGTGGATGCGGTGCTGATCTACGCCCAGGCCGGCCATGGCCGCCGCGCGTCGCTGTACACCGATTACACGTTTGCCGTCTGGGACGTGGATGCGGATGGCCAGCGCATGCTGGTGCCCTTCGCGAAAGCATATTCGGGGCTGACGGATGCGGAAATCGCCCAGGTCGACAACGCGGTGCGGCGCACGACCGTGGAAAAGTTCGGACCCGTACGCAGCGTGAAGCCGACCATGGTGTTCGAGATCGGCTTCGAAGGTATCGCCGCATCGCCCCGGCACAAATCCGGCATCGCCGTGCGCTTCCCGCGCATCCTGCGCCGGCGCGACGACAAAAGCGTGGAGGAAGCCGATACGCTCGACTCGCTCAAGGGCCTGCTGGCGCAGGCGAGCCTCGCGGCATGA
- a CDS encoding ligase-associated DNA damage response exonuclease has product MSDMVVVRREGLYCVPGGFYIDPWRPVDRAVITHGHGDHARVGHGHYLAAAPGVGILKSRLGDIDVQGLAYGEVVEHNGVRISLHPAGHVLGSAQVRLECGGEVWVASGDYKVEGDATCAPFEPVRCHTFITESTFGLPIYRWEPQQQTFDDINAWWRKNAAEGRASLMLCYSFGKAQRILSGLDASIGPIICHGSVEPLNRVYRAAGVPLPETKMVSDVDKADIKRAIIIAPPSAGGSPWVKRFGDFSDAFASGWMLLRGARRRRGVDRGFVLSDHADWPGLMGAIKATEAERVVVTHGSIPTMVRWLCQNGLDAKGFDTEYGDDEAENAADAGAAAEGVATTEPDPVAQRWAVKDKANAARDAGTAEARRKVDNAGEDAREDADA; this is encoded by the coding sequence ATGTCCGATATGGTCGTCGTCCGAAGAGAAGGCCTGTATTGCGTGCCGGGCGGGTTCTACATCGATCCGTGGCGCCCCGTCGACCGTGCCGTCATCACGCACGGCCATGGCGACCATGCCCGCGTGGGCCATGGCCACTACCTGGCCGCGGCGCCCGGCGTCGGCATCCTCAAGTCGCGCCTGGGCGACATCGACGTGCAGGGCCTCGCATATGGCGAAGTGGTCGAGCACAATGGCGTGCGCATCTCGCTGCACCCGGCCGGGCACGTGCTGGGTTCCGCGCAGGTGCGGCTCGAATGCGGCGGCGAAGTGTGGGTGGCGTCGGGCGACTACAAGGTCGAGGGCGATGCCACGTGCGCGCCGTTCGAACCCGTGCGGTGCCATACGTTCATCACGGAGTCCACGTTCGGCCTGCCGATCTACCGCTGGGAACCGCAGCAGCAGACGTTCGACGACATCAACGCTTGGTGGCGCAAGAACGCCGCCGAAGGCCGCGCCAGCCTGATGCTGTGCTACTCGTTCGGCAAGGCGCAGCGCATCCTGTCCGGTCTCGATGCCTCCATCGGTCCCATCATCTGCCACGGCTCCGTCGAGCCGCTCAACCGCGTCTACCGCGCCGCTGGCGTGCCGCTGCCCGAAACGAAGATGGTCAGCGACGTGGACAAGGCCGACATCAAACGCGCCATCATCATCGCGCCGCCTTCCGCAGGCGGCTCGCCGTGGGTCAAGCGGTTCGGCGACTTCAGCGATGCCTTCGCCAGCGGCTGGATGCTGCTGCGCGGTGCGCGCAGGCGGCGCGGCGTGGACCGCGGCTTCGTGCTGTCCGATCACGCAGACTGGCCCGGCCTGATGGGCGCGATCAAGGCGACCGAAGCGGAACGGGTCGTCGTGACGCACGGCTCGATTCCCACGATGGTGCGCTGGCTGTGCCAGAACGGCCTGGATGCGAAAGGCTTCGACACCGAATACGGCGACGACGAAGCGGAGAATGCCGCCGATGCGGGTGCCGCGGCGGAAGGCGTGGCGACCACCGAACCGGATCCCGTCGCGCAGCGCTGGGCCGTCAAGGACAAGGCCAATGCGGCCCGCGACGCCGGCACGGCCGAGGCGCGCCGCAAGGTGGACAACGCTGGGGAGGATGCTCGGGAGGATGCCGATGCGTGA
- a CDS encoding RecQ family ATP-dependent DNA helicase — translation MVTRNLSAAEKRSAVRIGAARARLIRNLLHNVFGVDQLRDGQRGVIDSVLEGNDTLAIMPTGSGKSLCYQIPASIFKGTTIVVSPLISLMKDQLEKLEEIGIGAAQLNSSLSRGEELEALDSIRNNLSNIVFCTPERLATPEFLEVLKDTEISLLVIDEAHCISQWGHDFRPAYLEIGAARRALDNPPVLALTATATPDVIDDIGRQLGARMHVVNTGIYRPNLHYRVIQITNPAEKISEALRLVRETAGVGIIYAATIKAAEEMHAALEQAGESVALYHGKLPARERKENQDLFMNGERRVMVATNAFGMGIDKTDTRFVIHLQVPANLEAYYQESGRAGRDGEPAECTLLYFQDDKRLQQFFLVKHYPTAEELRAVYDSVAPLVPCQAGVIAQALPDMADSKLKVCLKLLKDGKLLRQNRKLDYLLTNRDARAEIFDQLSAVYQHKQERDREALEQMVGYAQSGYCRWKLMLDYFADDQPGFEHCDCCDNCISPPSVQMDDGEEALFEPPPEPSVPPAPVIAVGSQVKVPKFDIGTVLSVAGDQVTIEFPENTTKTFMAEFVQLA, via the coding sequence ATGGTAACGAGAAACCTGAGCGCCGCCGAGAAGCGCTCCGCGGTGCGCATTGGCGCCGCACGCGCGCGGCTAATCCGCAATCTGTTGCACAACGTGTTTGGCGTGGACCAGCTGCGCGATGGCCAGCGCGGCGTCATCGACAGTGTGCTGGAGGGCAACGACACGCTTGCCATCATGCCCACCGGCAGCGGCAAGTCGCTCTGTTACCAGATTCCTGCCTCCATCTTCAAGGGCACGACAATCGTCGTTTCGCCGCTCATTTCGCTGATGAAGGACCAGCTGGAAAAACTGGAGGAAATCGGCATCGGCGCAGCGCAGCTCAACAGCAGCCTGTCGCGCGGCGAGGAGCTGGAGGCGCTGGACAGCATCCGCAATAACCTCAGCAACATCGTTTTCTGCACGCCCGAGCGCCTGGCAACGCCGGAGTTCCTCGAGGTGCTGAAGGACACGGAAATCTCGCTGCTCGTCATCGACGAAGCGCACTGCATCTCGCAGTGGGGCCACGACTTCCGGCCCGCCTACCTGGAGATCGGCGCGGCGCGGCGTGCGCTGGACAATCCGCCCGTGCTGGCGCTGACGGCCACCGCCACGCCGGACGTCATCGACGATATCGGCCGCCAGCTGGGCGCGCGCATGCACGTGGTCAATACGGGTATCTATCGGCCCAATCTGCACTACCGCGTCATCCAGATCACCAATCCGGCCGAGAAGATTTCCGAGGCGCTGCGGCTGGTGCGCGAAACGGCCGGCGTGGGCATCATCTATGCCGCCACCATCAAGGCGGCCGAAGAGATGCATGCGGCGCTGGAGCAGGCCGGCGAGAGCGTCGCCCTGTACCACGGCAAGCTGCCGGCCCGCGAACGCAAGGAAAACCAGGACCTGTTCATGAACGGCGAGCGGCGCGTGATGGTGGCGACGAACGCCTTCGGCATGGGCATCGACAAGACCGACACGCGCTTCGTGATCCACCTGCAGGTCCCGGCCAACCTGGAAGCCTATTACCAGGAGTCGGGCCGCGCGGGCCGCGATGGCGAGCCGGCCGAATGCACACTGCTGTACTTCCAGGACGACAAGCGGTTGCAGCAGTTCTTCCTGGTCAAGCACTACCCGACAGCCGAGGAGCTGCGTGCCGTCTACGACAGCGTCGCGCCGCTGGTACCGTGCCAGGCGGGCGTCATTGCCCAAGCGCTGCCGGACATGGCTGACAGCAAGCTCAAGGTCTGCCTGAAGCTGCTCAAGGACGGCAAGCTGCTGCGCCAGAACCGCAAGCTCGATTACCTGCTGACGAACAGGGATGCCAGGGCGGAAATCTTCGACCAGCTCTCCGCCGTCTACCAGCACAAGCAGGAGCGCGACCGCGAAGCCCTGGAACAGATGGTCGGCTACGCGCAGAGCGGCTACTGCCGCTGGAAGCTGATGCTCGATTATTTTGCCGACGACCAGCCGGGCTTCGAGCACTGCGACTGCTGCGACAACTGCATATCGCCGCCATCCGTGCAGATGGATGATGGCGAGGAGGCTCTGTTCGAACCGCCACCGGAACCGTCCGTGCCGCCGGCACCCGTGATCGCCGTCGGCAGCCAGGTCAAGGTGCCGAAGTTCGATATCGGCACCGTGCTGTCCGTCGCGGGCGACCAGGTCACCATCGAGTTCCCCGAAAATACGACCAAGACGTTCATGGCGGAGTTCGTGCAGCTCGCTTAA
- a CDS encoding MAPEG family protein, which translates to MGWTLVLAIVQIFLHSTLRTKETGAAYNAGARDGGAPPPGKVTARLERAKQNLFETLPLFAAAVLAAHVGGAEGTLTLWGCWLYLVARIVYVPLYALGIPYVRSLVWLVSLAGLVMVLYALLSNY; encoded by the coding sequence TTGGGCTGGACACTGGTGCTGGCGATCGTGCAGATTTTCCTGCACTCGACGTTGCGCACGAAGGAAACGGGCGCCGCGTACAACGCCGGTGCCCGCGATGGCGGCGCACCGCCGCCGGGCAAGGTGACGGCGCGGCTGGAACGGGCCAAGCAGAACCTGTTCGAGACGCTGCCGCTGTTCGCCGCCGCCGTGCTGGCGGCCCACGTGGGCGGGGCGGAGGGTACGCTGACGCTGTGGGGCTGCTGGCTGTACCTGGTGGCGCGCATCGTCTACGTGCCGTTATATGCGCTGGGCATTCCCTACGTGCGCTCGCTGGTGTGGCTGGTGTCGCTGGCAGGGCTTGTCATGGTGCTGTACGCATTGCTCAGTAATTATTGA